The sequence below is a genomic window from Fibrobacter sp..
TTTCAGTGGTCGATACAGAACTCGAATCTGTGACCTCTACCATGTCAAGGTAGCGCTCTAACCAACTGAGCTAATCGACCATTAAGGTAGCCCAAAGATAGTATGATTTGGAACCCTTGTCAAGGGACGTTTCTTAAAAAAAGGATGGTTTTTATCGTTCCGATTCAGGTACCCAGTAGCGGAGTCTTCCGCTGACATGAACCGGGGGGAGGCTGTCGCGGCAGGTACCGGATCTGCAGTCCTTGAAGTACAGTTCCACGTCGGCAGTCCATAAGGAGTCGTTGATGATTTCATCAAAGTGCAGGTAGCTGCTGTCGGGAATGATAGGGGCTTCAATGGAGTGCTCCTGACGCATCCAGGAAACATTCTGGTATCTTCCGTTGACGCTGGCCCTTTCGACGGGCTGGAGATTTCCGTTGGTGCTAGGGTTGTTTACCAGGATGGAAAATTGGTCGCCTCGCTTGCTTTCTTCAATTCGGGTCCTGAAGAAAAAGTAGTGGTGCATGTTGTTGACGTAGAAAGGGGGCTCCACGTCGTTCTTGGCCAGGTCGATGGTAAAGGGACCTTCGCCGTCTATGGTGTACTTGAAGTACCCGCCGCCCTTGACTTCCCAGCTGTTGTTGATGTCGGCGCAGCCTGCAATGAAGCTTGCGGCAATCCCGAGGGATAGCCCAGCCAGGACGATGGCCGAACGTTTCTTGCTGGTTGTTTTGGACGGGCGCACAAACATAACATTAAACTAGAAATTATCTTTTGTGTTGATGACAGACCTTGTGAACATTGAACGCCTTGATGTAGAAACGCCCTTGGGGGTGGTGCATCTTGCTGCATTCCCGAAAGTTTCCCATAGGGAGGTCATTTTCAGAATATTGTCCGAGGTAACCGGCCGTCCTGTTTCGGCCGCGGACCTCGTCCAGACTGAACTCGACCCGCGCCCCTGTTTTCCGCAGCTTGATCTGGATGTGAACTGGACGCACTCGGGCAAGCTTTGCGTTGTTGCCTACACGCAGTCTCCCGATGTTCGTGTGGGGGTTGATCTGGAATTCCATTCACCTAGGCGTCTTCCTGTGGCGGAGCGGTTCTTTAGCGCTCAGGAGGTGGAATATCTTAGAGGGCTGGACGCAGGCTATTCTTCTGACGAGCCTTCTGCACTTGCGGAATTTTTCCGTCTTTGGTGCCGCAAGGAAGCCTTGTTCAAGTGCGTTGGGGGAAGTTTCTTTACCGACGCCCTTGGCCGCAGTGTCATGGAGAACCCGCTGGCTTCCGCAAATCACCAGGTTCATTTTGTAGACCTTTCGCCGGATGCGGTGCGTTCCTTTTATCCGAACATCCAAAACGAAAAAAAGGGCGCCGACTTATCGGCATCCCTTTGTATTGCTGTGGCTCGCTGGCCACGATAACTGGCTTTGACTAGGCGTTGCCGTCTACGTCGTTATTTTCGATCTTCTGTTCGCCCTGTGCTACCGGACGGTTCTGCTGAGGGGCGGTTACAACGTACAGCGGCAGGCTGATCAGTTCTTCTCCGTCGACGTTCAGACGGATGATGTACTTGTCTGCGCGCTTGATGGGCAGACGCTGCAGGTTGAGAACCAGGTTCACTGCGGCAGTGTCGAAGCCCTGGGCCACCGGCTCCAGAGGAATCTTGGACTGCATCGGGGGGACGACTGCTTCACCGACAACGTCTTCGAAAACCAGACTCAGTTCGTGAACGCCAACTTCGGAACGCTGATAGCGAATGCGGAAGGCGGCAGAGCACTGCGGGATTACCAGCGGGAACTGCTGGGCGAAGATGCGGTCAAATGCACCGAGGATGTTCAGACGGCCACCCATGCCATTAGCGGTTGCGGCGTCACAGATTGCAGCGATTTCAATATTCATTAGTGTATCTCCCAAGAGTCGGCCACATATTTCATAATAATAGGCCCGTTGTTATTTCCTGATCCTCCTGCGTTTTCTCGTGCCAGCATGGAGAGGTATACCTTTCCTTCGCCATCAATGGCTAGCTGAGGTGCGTGACCACGCAAGAAGTAATTGTGTTTATAGTAGAAAACTGTATTGAAGTAGGGCAACTGGTTTTCGCCGTGGAAGTGCCATTTTTTGCCTTCTAGACGGAAAACGTGTACCTGGGACAGTGTGGGGTAGCCATTATCGTCGATGGCGGCGTAAACAATGCCGTTATGGACAGCCAAACTGATATGGTAGGCGATATAACCCTCGAACAAGGCGCTCCCGAATATTCCGGAGGTGTTCCAGGAAACTTCATTGGTTCCGACGGTTCCTTCGTACACATAGGGCCCGTATTTTTCCACGTTCCTGTTAAGGAATCCCATGTAGATTTTGCCATTTCCGGCAACAAGGTTTATGCCGCTGAAGTCGTTGGCGATCTGGGACATCTTGCTTGCGCTTGAGTAGTCGTTGCTCAGTATGGTGCAGTAGGCGGAGTAATTTGCCGTAGTGTCTACGGTGACAATTACAAGCTTTCCGTTTTCGCTGAATGCGGCTTCAATCTCGCGGAATTTGCGCGGCCTGGTCTCGTCCTTGCCGGTTTGGGGATTTCTTACGGTGTCGTTCTTTCGGGCTGTTGCAGAACTCTTCCAGGAATCTCCGTTTTGAACTGCAATGAAGTTCAACTTGTCGGTCTTGGTGTTGTAAACAACAACGGGCTCCTTGGACGTTGGGTTGCACAGCAGACGTGCTGTCCAGACGTCGCTTATGGTTCCAAGGCCAGCCAATGCAGAAGAAGCTCCTGCAGACTTGAAAATGTGCAGGTCGTTCTTTGCGGTCAGAAGCCCAAAGAACAGGTCGGTTCCGTTTGTTGCGATCTTGATGGCGGTTACAGAGTCGGCGGTGCTCTTTTCAAGAGTCGTCCATTTGCCCGATTTCATTACGGCAACGTTCAGCGTGGTTGCGTCGGCCATGTAGGCGATAACCGGATTACCATTCACAATGACTTGTGCTGGCGCCGTGTTGGAAGCCGTTGTCTTAAGAACGGTATCCTTTGCAAGGTTTTGCCATGCCTTACGGAAGTAGACCTTTCGTGAAACTTCATTAGCGCGGTGACGACTGTAGAAACCGTAAGAAGGCGATGTCGTTGTGCTGTCGCGGTAATC
It includes:
- a CDS encoding 4'-phosphopantetheinyl transferase superfamily protein, with translation MNIERLDVETPLGVVHLAAFPKVSHREVIFRILSEVTGRPVSAADLVQTELDPRPCFPQLDLDVNWTHSGKLCVVAYTQSPDVRVGVDLEFHSPRRLPVAERFFSAQEVEYLRGLDAGYSSDEPSALAEFFRLWCRKEALFKCVGGSFFTDALGRSVMENPLASANHQVHFVDLSPDAVRSFYPNIQNEKKGADLSASLCIAVARWPR